The Oncorhynchus mykiss isolate Arlee chromosome 28, USDA_OmykA_1.1, whole genome shotgun sequence genome includes a window with the following:
- the LOC110508660 gene encoding transmembrane protein 275 — translation MVVTDRSSSTPVPKKQEPKKKKRKSRPHGLPSPALCCACGLCIMLAGINITLVGAFAFSTLVPSANPPIIIGPILLLVAFSFFGACCVCSRLPPAQGSRRSKVGGRSMGMMGRGGLAGGATFEIETSEHTLQDTTAVQLSPSASPGSSRASSPERDAPDPAPPGTCKLFTMETNGPTSATAYYSASSAGGGAVRLNLPRDDMAT, via the coding sequence ATGGTCGTCACTGACAGGAGTTCGAGCACTCCTGTGCCCAAGAAGCAGgaaccaaagaagaagaagaggaagtcCCGCCCCCATGGCCTGCCCTCCCCAGCGTTGTGCTGCGCATGCGGCCTGTGCATCATGCTGGCAGGCATCAACATCACCCTGGTGGGGGCATTCGCCTTCAGCACCTTGGTGCCCTCTGCCAACCCTCCCATCATCATAGGGCCCATCCTGCTCCTGGTGGCCTTCTCTTTCTTCGGCGCGTGCTGTGTCTGCAGCCGCCTGCCCCCCGCCCAGGGCTCCCGGAGATCGAAGGTGGGCGGGAGGAGCATGGGGATGATGGGGCGGGGAGGTTTAGCTGGGGGAGCGACGTTTGAGATCGAGACAAGTGAGCACACTTTGCAGGACACCACGGCAGTACAGCTCAGCCCCTCGGCCTCACCGGGGTCATCACGGGCGTCCAGCCCCGAACGGGATGCTCCTGACCCCGCCCCCCCAGGGACCTGCAAGCTCTTCACCATGGAGACCAATGGCCCCACCTCCGCCACGGCCTACTACTCTGCCTCCTCGGCCGGGGGAGGGGCTGTGAGGCTCAACCTGCCACGTGATGATATGGCCACCTAG